The following proteins come from a genomic window of Anaerobutyricum hallii:
- a CDS encoding ABC transporter permease has product MKKIWKSNITGEILFLLGVILLWQILYMIGVDGLGIWKAYAMPSPSGVWNSFTEMIKQGTLLSAMGNSLLRGAIGYILSLMIGGVIGVFMNHFSFLHKNLRPLIMGIQTLPSICWVPFSILWFGLTQTAIIFVVIMGSAFSMAIAVDNAILNVPPIYKKAALTMGADQKQIYWKVIFPASLPELISGMKQGWSFAWRALMSGEVMTTSIGLGQTLMTGRNLADINQVMLVMVVIVVVGIVIDQVIFHNLEKRILRKRGLTI; this is encoded by the coding sequence ATGAAAAAAATATGGAAATCCAATATAACAGGAGAAATACTGTTCCTTCTTGGTGTTATTCTTTTATGGCAGATTTTATATATGATCGGTGTTGACGGACTTGGAATATGGAAAGCCTATGCGATGCCGTCACCAAGTGGTGTGTGGAATTCATTTACGGAAATGATAAAGCAGGGAACCTTACTATCGGCAATGGGGAACAGTTTACTGCGTGGGGCAATAGGATATATTCTTTCCCTTATGATTGGAGGAGTTATTGGAGTATTTATGAATCATTTTTCATTTTTACATAAAAATTTAAGACCTCTGATTATGGGAATACAAACACTGCCAAGTATTTGCTGGGTACCATTTTCTATCTTATGGTTTGGATTAACACAGACAGCAATCATCTTTGTAGTAATTATGGGATCTGCATTCAGTATGGCAATCGCCGTAGACAATGCGATACTAAACGTCCCTCCAATCTATAAAAAAGCAGCGCTTACAATGGGGGCAGATCAAAAACAAATTTATTGGAAAGTTATATTTCCCGCAAGCCTTCCGGAATTAATATCAGGTATGAAACAAGGCTGGTCATTTGCATGGCGCGCATTAATGAGTGGAGAAGTAATGACGACATCCATTGGACTTGGCCAGACATTAATGACAGGGAGAAATCTTGCAGACATCAATCAGGTTATGCTCGTCATGGTAGTTATTGTGGTAGTTGGAATCGTGATTGATCAGGTGATCTTTCATAACCTGGAAAAAAGAATACTAAGAAAAAGAGGATTGACAATTTAG
- a CDS encoding DNA topoisomerase III, giving the protein MKKLVIAEKPSVGRDIARVLGCKQQGKKYIEGNEYIITWGLGHLVTLADPEGYDKKLKTWRMEDLPMMPERFKLVVIPQTRGQFQAVKSLIERKDVGEIIIATDAGREGELVARWILAKAGNKKPLKRLWISSVTDKAIREGFAHLKNAKEYENLYHAATARAESDWLVGMNATRALTCKYNAQLSCGRVQTPTLAMIAAREEEIRHFTPKPYYGLQLIGKGITFTWKDKKSGSAATFSREKNEEIYKKILGKTVEVIEVKKTKKTSQPEGLYDLTDLSRDANQRFGFSAKQTLNIMQSLYEHHKVLTYPRTDSRYLTTDVAETLRERVEAIAVGPYRSFTNTVLKGKITPKKSFVNNQKVSDHHAIIPTEQPVILAQLSVDERKIFDLVVRRFLAVLYPPYEYEQTKITIQCEGETFFAEGNVPLNRGYKEVTAPEGDENGKVFPSLKEGEVIGEFTLKKTEGKTKPPARFTEGTLLKAMENPVKYMQQKDAKAAKTLQETGGLGTVATRADIIDKLFGSYLIEKKDNEIFITGKAKQLLSLVPEDLKKPELTAEWESRLSAIAKGKASDRKFMKEIETYTKELMKQIQNGTGTFRHDNLTNKVCPECGKRLLLVNGKQGKLYVCQDRECGYKERISRMTNARCPVCHKKMELIGAKENQKFVCSCGHKESMQAFENRRKKEGAGVSKKDVANYMKKMKKEEKQPLNNALADALANLKL; this is encoded by the coding sequence ATGAAAAAATTAGTAATTGCAGAGAAACCGTCTGTTGGACGGGATATTGCCCGCGTGCTTGGCTGTAAGCAGCAGGGGAAGAAATATATTGAAGGTAATGAATATATTATTACCTGGGGACTGGGGCATCTGGTGACACTGGCAGACCCGGAAGGCTATGATAAGAAGTTAAAGACATGGAGAATGGAAGATCTTCCAATGATGCCGGAACGTTTTAAGCTAGTAGTTATACCACAGACAAGAGGGCAGTTTCAGGCAGTGAAGTCTTTGATCGAGCGAAAGGATGTTGGGGAAATTATTATCGCAACGGATGCCGGACGAGAGGGTGAACTGGTTGCGAGATGGATTCTTGCGAAGGCAGGGAATAAAAAGCCGTTGAAAAGATTATGGATTTCTTCTGTGACAGATAAAGCAATTCGTGAAGGATTTGCACATCTTAAGAATGCGAAAGAGTATGAGAATCTTTATCATGCTGCAACGGCGAGAGCGGAGTCCGACTGGCTGGTGGGAATGAATGCAACGCGAGCGTTGACTTGTAAGTATAATGCACAGCTTTCCTGTGGAAGGGTGCAGACACCGACTTTGGCAATGATTGCAGCAAGGGAGGAAGAAATCAGACATTTTACACCGAAGCCGTATTATGGTTTACAGCTTATTGGTAAGGGAATTACATTTACTTGGAAAGATAAAAAGTCCGGAAGTGCGGCAACATTTTCCAGAGAAAAAAATGAAGAAATTTACAAAAAGATTTTAGGAAAGACAGTAGAGGTTATTGAAGTAAAAAAGACGAAAAAGACTTCACAGCCGGAGGGACTTTATGACTTGACCGATCTTTCAAGAGATGCGAATCAGCGCTTTGGTTTTTCTGCCAAACAGACATTAAATATTATGCAGAGCCTTTATGAACATCATAAGGTGCTGACTTATCCAAGAACAGATTCGAGATATCTGACAACGGATGTGGCAGAGACTCTGCGGGAACGTGTGGAGGCGATTGCAGTTGGTCCGTATAGAAGCTTTACTAATACAGTGCTGAAGGGAAAGATTACTCCGAAGAAATCTTTTGTTAATAATCAGAAAGTATCCGATCATCATGCGATCATTCCAACAGAACAGCCGGTTATCCTGGCACAGCTTTCAGTAGATGAGCGAAAGATTTTCGATCTTGTTGTTAGGAGATTCCTTGCAGTTTTATATCCTCCTTATGAGTATGAACAGACGAAGATTACCATACAATGTGAAGGGGAAACATTTTTTGCTGAAGGAAATGTTCCATTAAACAGGGGATACAAAGAAGTAACTGCGCCGGAAGGAGATGAGAATGGAAAGGTATTTCCATCTTTAAAAGAAGGCGAAGTAATCGGGGAATTTACTTTGAAAAAAACCGAAGGAAAGACAAAACCGCCGGCGAGATTTACAGAAGGAACGTTATTGAAAGCGATGGAGAATCCAGTAAAATATATGCAGCAAAAGGATGCAAAAGCAGCAAAAACGTTACAGGAAACCGGTGGACTTGGAACGGTTGCAACAAGGGCAGATATTATTGATAAGCTGTTTGGCAGCTATCTTATTGAAAAAAAGGATAATGAAATATTTATTACAGGTAAGGCAAAACAGCTGTTGTCTCTTGTGCCGGAAGATTTAAAGAAGCCAGAACTTACCGCTGAGTGGGAATCGAGGTTATCTGCGATTGCAAAAGGTAAGGCAAGTGATAGAAAGTTCATGAAAGAAATTGAAACATACACAAAAGAACTGATGAAACAGATCCAGAATGGAACAGGAACTTTCCGTCATGATAATCTGACGAATAAAGTTTGTCCGGAGTGTGGAAAGCGTCTTCTTTTAGTAAATGGTAAACAGGGTAAGCTCTATGTCTGTCAGGATAGAGAGTGTGGATACAAGGAACGGATTTCCCGAATGACAAATGCTCGTTGTCCGGTTTGTCATAAAAAGATGGAACTGATCGGAGCAAAAGAGAATCAGAAGTTTGTATGTTCTTGTGGGCATAAAGAATCGATGCAGGCATTTGAAAACCGCCGAAAGAAAGAAGGAGCCGGTGTTTCTAAAAAAGATGTGGCAAATTATATGAAAAAAATGAAGAAAGAAGAAAAACAGCCACTGAATAATGCACTTGCAGATGCGCTGGCAAACCTGAAGTTATAG
- a CDS encoding acyltransferase family protein: MENSTQQNKKYYNEITIAKGIGILLVVLGHALKQTGVSNVPGNAVISIIYSFHMPLFFVLSGFVSVKILQYSKMTEYINYIKSRAARLLIPYFVMGILYMPLKYFMNRFAINPYDFSQSWKLILGDNPNTTMWFLYTLFWVSVIALILLRRSVLLPMLIASAILSCTAFIFNWSFRIPKYLFFFILGIYIRDHYDKFTEIRKNKLIFILVAIAFIICNIVNYQMGRGEFITSVSGTILCMWFSLWLVEKNVRSYGVLKSLGDASMDIYILSDPVQTVSRLALWNILHMPNILVIILCFVSGTGISFIAAKYILRRFKVFRILLFGEC, encoded by the coding sequence ATGGAGAATTCAACACAACAAAATAAAAAATATTATAACGAGATTACGATTGCAAAAGGAATCGGTATTCTTCTTGTTGTATTAGGACATGCTTTAAAGCAGACGGGAGTAAGTAATGTACCGGGGAATGCGGTAATCAGTATAATATATAGTTTTCATATGCCCCTGTTCTTTGTGTTATCGGGATTTGTTTCTGTAAAGATTCTTCAGTATTCTAAGATGACAGAATACATAAACTATATAAAAAGCAGAGCAGCCCGCCTCCTGATTCCTTATTTTGTTATGGGAATTCTCTATATGCCTTTAAAATATTTTATGAACAGGTTTGCGATTAATCCCTATGATTTTTCACAGAGCTGGAAGTTGATTCTTGGAGATAATCCGAATACAACGATGTGGTTTTTATATACCCTTTTCTGGGTGTCGGTAATCGCATTGATTTTACTGAGGCGCTCAGTGCTGTTACCGATGCTTATTGCAAGCGCTATTCTTTCATGCACAGCTTTTATATTTAACTGGAGCTTCCGTATACCAAAGTATTTATTTTTCTTTATTCTGGGAATTTATATTAGAGATCATTATGACAAATTCACAGAAATCAGAAAGAATAAGTTGATTTTTATTTTGGTGGCAATCGCATTTATTATATGTAATATAGTAAATTATCAGATGGGGAGAGGAGAATTTATTACTTCTGTTTCAGGAACAATATTATGTATGTGGTTTTCTCTTTGGCTTGTAGAGAAGAATGTAAGAAGTTACGGCGTTTTGAAAAGTCTGGGTGATGCGAGTATGGATATTTATATTTTGTCAGACCCGGTACAGACGGTATCAAGATTAGCTTTATGGAACATATTACATATGCCAAATATTTTGGTTATTATTTTATGTTTTGTGTCAGGAACAGGCATATCATTTATTGCAGCAAAGTATATTCTGCGCAGATTCAAAGTATTTCGAATTCTGCTGTTTGGAGAATGTTAG
- a CDS encoding C39 family peptidase, with translation MKTRIKTRMKKTITFMLTMFILTVALPVNIQAKSVTTPVSQLPEKSDVGQITVTVNSENGTRKYTVFGQHKNPWKKTKYLDMHGCAVSSLTAVLSAYSKKYRDYTPVQVKNIVEKKALGTAAWKRNYSKPVLRQMPISMYGISKVLNYAGIKTKYVRTFTNKQAEKQILKHLKTGNAVVIEANNRTQINGRFSARTTRRWALGKHTMVLLGLTDDGRVIVADSAQRTWSKKKQRIKYTTVKEIVKYLIPCKSSARTYYFSSTAASGGYVLVNTK, from the coding sequence ATGAAAACAAGAATAAAAACAAGAATGAAAAAAACAATCACATTCATGCTCACAATGTTCATTCTGACAGTAGCACTTCCGGTAAATATACAGGCAAAGTCAGTAACGACACCAGTCTCACAGCTCCCGGAAAAGTCAGATGTAGGACAGATTACAGTTACTGTTAATTCTGAGAATGGTACAAGAAAGTATACAGTTTTTGGACAGCATAAAAATCCATGGAAGAAGACGAAGTATCTTGATATGCATGGATGCGCTGTTTCTTCTTTGACAGCGGTACTTTCTGCTTATTCTAAAAAATACAGGGACTATACTCCTGTTCAGGTGAAAAATATTGTGGAAAAGAAAGCACTTGGAACAGCTGCCTGGAAGCGTAATTACAGTAAACCAGTATTAAGACAGATGCCAATTTCCATGTATGGAATTTCAAAAGTACTGAATTATGCCGGTATCAAAACAAAGTATGTACGTACCTTTACTAATAAACAGGCAGAGAAACAGATATTAAAGCATCTTAAGACAGGGAATGCGGTAGTAATTGAAGCGAATAACCGAACACAGATAAATGGCCGTTTCAGTGCCAGAACAACCAGAAGATGGGCTCTTGGGAAGCATACAATGGTTCTGCTGGGACTCACCGATGATGGGAGAGTTATCGTAGCAGATTCTGCGCAGAGAACCTGGTCGAAGAAGAAACAGAGAATCAAATATACTACAGTGAAAGAAATTGTAAAGTATCTGATTCCATGTAAATCTTCAGCCAGAACTTACTATTTCTCCAGTACCGCAGCTTCTGGGGGATATGTGTTGGTAAATACGAAGTAA
- a CDS encoding LacI family DNA-binding transcriptional regulator translates to MSLKEIARIAGTSVSTVSRVLNQPDYKCKSPELEARIWAAAQEIRYTPNTAAQTLKSGISLARTEEKTMTFDIFLTRFPSLSQDLFFSELFEFLKKELLRQQCIIGKFLTLPEVTSMLNEKSSFSATDKHADGIILLGKCPSELISPLQNHYRNIVGIDRNPTDFAYDEVICNGTNAAITAMNYLISLGHKKIAYIGDCSYEARYIGYYQSLISHSLPLDYSNIYPTSQTREEGMKTMELILQRASLPTAIFCANDSTALGVFDCLRHRRKKGYVPSIISIDNIRESEQTKPMLTTIDIPKEEMAHHAVKLLLDRIHNEHNSAARIELPCKLLVRESCSISPH, encoded by the coding sequence ATGTCTTTAAAAGAAATAGCCCGCATTGCCGGCACTTCAGTATCTACTGTTTCAAGAGTCTTAAATCAACCGGATTATAAATGCAAAAGTCCTGAACTGGAAGCCCGTATCTGGGCTGCCGCACAGGAAATCCGTTATACACCAAACACTGCCGCTCAAACCTTAAAATCCGGAATTAGTCTGGCGCGGACCGAAGAAAAAACGATGACTTTTGATATTTTTCTTACTCGTTTTCCTTCGCTTTCTCAGGATTTATTTTTCAGCGAACTTTTTGAGTTTCTCAAAAAGGAACTTTTACGCCAGCAATGTATCATTGGAAAGTTCCTCACTCTTCCGGAAGTTACTTCTATGTTAAATGAAAAGTCTTCTTTTTCTGCCACTGACAAACATGCAGATGGAATCATTCTTCTCGGAAAATGTCCTTCTGAGCTTATTTCCCCTCTGCAAAATCACTATCGTAATATTGTTGGAATTGACCGTAACCCAACAGACTTTGCCTACGATGAAGTAATCTGTAACGGAACCAATGCAGCCATCACCGCTATGAATTATCTGATTTCTCTTGGGCATAAAAAAATCGCCTACATAGGAGATTGCTCCTATGAGGCGAGATATATCGGTTATTATCAATCTTTAATTTCACACAGCCTTCCTCTTGACTACTCAAATATCTATCCAACAAGCCAGACCCGCGAGGAAGGAATGAAAACAATGGAGCTCATTCTGCAACGAGCTTCCCTTCCTACTGCCATCTTCTGTGCAAATGACAGTACAGCACTTGGTGTATTTGACTGTCTGCGGCATCGTAGAAAAAAAGGATATGTTCCTTCTATCATCTCTATTGATAATATCCGAGAATCAGAGCAGACGAAACCAATGCTGACTACCATTGATATTCCAAAAGAAGAAATGGCGCACCATGCTGTGAAGCTCCTTCTTGACAGAATCCATAATGAACATAATAGTGCTGCAAGAATTGAGCTTCCATGTAAGCTGCTTGTCAGAGAAAGCTGTTCTATTTCTCCGCATTAA
- a CDS encoding SGNH/GDSL hydrolase family protein: MKKSLLTKVMTLAMAAVMLFSFNMTSQAAVKKNIDTNDSISLWVGDSRTVLIYQDMDMRAPNGTKYRNKARVEGKYLMLKYRDCYAGRGTGYNLVRGGRTRIQNVARKAGRQNIVFASGVNDIYNPQVSPFRSYVGGGRVAPASPETLATEYWKLYESFISKYPEDHFYLLSVNPVYCTLRYRGNTVTNSKVIRFNNTLRKLVKKSGYKNVTYVDTYKNVFQKNGWVHKKSAYRYAMKYRKMNVRYMRESSSYQLHYTDSVDKKLFKYVNDFIKNDMNISKDIKQN, translated from the coding sequence ATGAAGAAAAGTTTATTAACAAAAGTAATGACATTAGCTATGGCAGCAGTGATGTTATTTAGTTTCAATATGACATCACAGGCTGCTGTAAAGAAAAATATTGATACAAATGATTCGATTTCATTATGGGTGGGAGATTCCCGAACCGTTCTCATCTATCAGGACATGGATATGAGAGCTCCAAATGGAACAAAATATCGCAATAAAGCACGAGTAGAGGGCAAATATCTTATGCTCAAGTATCGTGATTGTTATGCAGGACGAGGAACCGGATATAATCTGGTGCGCGGAGGAAGAACGAGAATACAGAACGTAGCAAGAAAAGCGGGTCGTCAGAATATTGTCTTTGCCTCCGGAGTAAATGATATTTATAATCCACAGGTAAGTCCATTCAGATCCTATGTAGGTGGTGGACGAGTAGCTCCAGCAAGTCCGGAAACCCTTGCTACAGAGTACTGGAAGTTATATGAGAGTTTTATCAGTAAATATCCGGAAGATCATTTTTATCTTCTCTCTGTCAATCCAGTGTACTGTACGCTTCGTTACAGAGGAAATACGGTAACAAACAGTAAGGTTATTCGTTTTAATAACACATTACGTAAGCTTGTTAAGAAGTCCGGTTATAAAAATGTGACGTATGTGGATACTTATAAGAATGTATTCCAGAAAAACGGCTGGGTTCATAAGAAGAGTGCATATCGTTACGCTATGAAGTACAGAAAGATGAATGTGCGCTATATGAGAGAAAGTTCCAGCTATCAGTTACATTACACCGATTCAGTAGATAAAAAGCTTTTTAAATATGTAAATGACTTTATTAAAAATGATATGAATATTAGCAAAGATATAAAGCAGAATTAA
- a CDS encoding ABC transporter ATP-binding protein, with translation MALLLKNVGKTFENTGQATLKNINLEIKPGEFLCVVGKSGCGKSTLLNLIAGLEKPTEGKILLNGKEVKAPGSERTVMFQEHALFPWLNVIQNIKFGMEINGVPKKEQDYRAEKYLKMMQLEDYKNYAIHQLSGGMRQRVALARAFTMDSEILLMDEPFSALDKQTSNHLRQELQDIWMKTHKTIFFITHSVEEAVYLGDRVVVMSGEDGGIKNIVPIELDRPRHVYNEDFIAYRHKILEEIQGGDY, from the coding sequence ATGGCATTATTATTAAAAAATGTAGGAAAAACCTTTGAAAATACAGGGCAGGCTACTTTAAAAAATATAAATCTTGAAATAAAACCGGGAGAGTTCCTCTGTGTAGTTGGGAAAAGCGGATGCGGCAAAAGTACGCTGCTGAATCTGATTGCAGGACTGGAAAAACCGACAGAAGGAAAAATTCTTTTAAATGGAAAAGAAGTGAAAGCACCCGGTTCGGAACGGACAGTGATGTTTCAGGAACACGCTCTGTTTCCATGGCTGAATGTAATTCAAAATATAAAGTTTGGAATGGAGATAAACGGAGTTCCAAAGAAAGAGCAGGATTACCGCGCGGAAAAGTATTTGAAAATGATGCAGCTTGAAGACTATAAAAATTATGCGATACATCAGCTCTCCGGAGGTATGCGCCAGAGGGTAGCATTAGCAAGAGCATTTACAATGGATTCAGAAATTTTACTGATGGATGAACCCTTTTCCGCACTTGATAAACAAACATCAAACCATTTAAGACAGGAACTGCAGGATATATGGATGAAAACACATAAAACAATATTTTTTATTACACACAGTGTAGAAGAAGCGGTTTATCTTGGAGACAGAGTTGTAGTAATGTCAGGAGAAGACGGCGGAATCAAAAATATTGTACCGATAGAGTTAGATAGACCAAGGCATGTCTATAACGAGGACTTCATTGCCTATCGACATAAAATATTAGAAGAGATCCAGGGAGGGGATTACTGA
- a CDS encoding aliphatic sulfonate ABC transporter substrate-binding protein — protein sequence MRRNIKKIFMMAGVVAMIAGLTGCGTKKSAGKTTEINVGYFNNVTHAQALYMKAQGTLDKAFDGKAAVKWTSFNAGPSEVEALFSGNIDIGYIGPVPAISANVKSKGDVSLISGASQAGAELVKAPGSDIKSAKDLDGKTVAIPQIGNTQHLCLLKLLSDNGLKTVEEGGTVTVTAVENADVQNMMDQGNIDAALVPEPWGSTLVKNGAEIVLDYNQVYMEGNYPVAVVVVRNEFLKEHPDLVKEFLRQHEEATDAINQNVDKAAEIINNEINAATGKSLSADILKTAFQKLTISTDVNKDAVDDFAAISLDQKFINQKPTDDFISVEETNTSAK from the coding sequence ATGAGACGGAATATAAAGAAGATTTTTATGATGGCAGGAGTAGTAGCAATGATAGCGGGGCTTACAGGATGCGGAACAAAGAAGAGCGCAGGAAAAACAACAGAAATTAATGTGGGTTATTTTAATAATGTAACACATGCACAGGCTCTTTATATGAAAGCACAGGGAACACTTGATAAAGCATTTGACGGAAAGGCAGCAGTGAAATGGACTTCCTTTAATGCAGGTCCTTCTGAAGTGGAAGCATTATTTTCAGGAAATATCGATATTGGATATATTGGACCGGTTCCGGCGATCAGTGCCAATGTAAAGTCAAAGGGAGATGTGAGTCTGATATCTGGAGCTTCTCAGGCAGGAGCGGAACTGGTAAAAGCACCCGGTTCGGATATTAAATCTGCAAAAGATTTAGATGGAAAGACGGTAGCGATACCGCAGATTGGAAATACACAGCATTTGTGCCTTTTAAAGCTGCTTTCAGATAATGGTTTAAAAACAGTAGAAGAAGGTGGCACAGTTACGGTAACGGCTGTAGAAAATGCAGATGTTCAGAACATGATGGATCAGGGAAATATAGATGCAGCACTTGTTCCGGAACCATGGGGTTCTACACTTGTAAAGAACGGAGCAGAAATCGTTCTCGATTATAATCAGGTTTATATGGAAGGCAATTATCCAGTAGCGGTAGTTGTTGTGAGAAATGAATTTTTAAAGGAGCATCCGGACTTAGTAAAAGAATTTTTAAGACAACATGAGGAAGCGACAGATGCAATTAATCAAAATGTAGACAAAGCAGCGGAGATTATCAACAATGAGATTAATGCAGCAACAGGAAAATCACTAAGTGCGGACATTTTAAAGACAGCATTTCAGAAACTTACGATTTCAACAGATGTAAATAAAGATGCAGTTGATGATTTTGCAGCAATTTCACTTGATCAGAAATTTATTAATCAGAAACCGACCGATGATTTTATCTCCGTTGAGGAGACAAACACATCTGCAAAATGA
- a CDS encoding Ig-like domain-containing protein, with protein sequence MRKHKKLYTLLTVLLLTFTMFIQFSCSSEGATRLSETNIVMTAGTNKKLKLRQAKGAVEWSSSNKNIVSVNEKGRVYALKGGTAYIKAKTKKKTYKCKVVVVGFNKEKLTLSKKKKFTLKVRNSKARKWYSGNKKIATVTSKGVVKAKKSGKTTIVCITRTGRKIKCKVYVPKLENASTKMVVETTREVEVVNTANACRWSSSSGEVAAVDNNGTVQALKAGKTTIKCKTGNAVLEYDLTVINPNNLVTKRADLPDNTKVDQIDVTVTGYPNNRTYSIYKQNGKKNTSEQFPHYMQGHGCSASSLTTVLSAYAGVTYKPTYMIETVERQYFGDEWVKNYSKKDTNDSKSRPMPISLYGMTKILEGYGVRYKYVRDFSDSLAKQEIEAHLRTGNPVIFVVAAKSRKDGAVANKWTSGYHCMTMLGMTDTKKVIVADSVDRSSSIFGNNQRIKYASLGELIGYMFPCTNTTSTSIYWSGKASSGGYILINPQNQ encoded by the coding sequence ATGAGAAAACATAAAAAGTTATATACGCTATTAACAGTGTTGCTATTAACGTTTACGATGTTCATTCAGTTTAGTTGTTCTTCTGAGGGAGCAACCCGGCTGAGTGAGACAAATATAGTGATGACAGCAGGAACAAATAAAAAGTTAAAATTACGACAGGCTAAGGGGGCAGTTGAATGGTCTTCTAGTAATAAAAATATAGTTTCTGTTAATGAAAAAGGTAGAGTATATGCGTTAAAAGGTGGAACAGCCTATATTAAAGCAAAGACAAAAAAGAAAACATATAAATGTAAAGTTGTAGTTGTAGGATTTAATAAAGAAAAGCTAACCTTATCTAAAAAGAAAAAGTTTACTTTAAAAGTGAGAAATTCAAAAGCAAGGAAATGGTATTCTGGAAATAAAAAGATTGCGACAGTTACTTCAAAGGGTGTTGTAAAGGCTAAGAAAAGCGGAAAGACTACGATTGTTTGTATAACTCGTACCGGAAGAAAGATTAAGTGTAAGGTGTATGTACCGAAACTTGAAAATGCAAGTACAAAGATGGTTGTGGAAACAACAAGAGAAGTTGAAGTAGTTAACACGGCCAATGCATGTCGATGGTCCTCTTCATCCGGTGAGGTTGCCGCTGTTGACAATAACGGAACAGTACAGGCTTTAAAAGCAGGAAAGACAACGATTAAATGTAAAACAGGTAATGCTGTTTTAGAGTATGACTTGACAGTTATTAATCCAAATAATCTTGTGACAAAGAGAGCAGATCTTCCAGACAATACAAAGGTAGATCAGATAGATGTTACAGTGACAGGATATCCGAATAACCGAACATATTCTATTTATAAACAGAATGGAAAGAAAAATACAAGTGAACAGTTTCCACATTATATGCAGGGACATGGATGTTCCGCCTCGTCATTAACAACAGTACTCAGTGCTTACGCAGGAGTTACTTATAAGCCGACCTATATGATAGAAACTGTTGAGAGACAGTACTTTGGTGATGAGTGGGTAAAGAATTACAGTAAGAAAGACACGAATGACAGTAAGAGCCGTCCGATGCCAATCAGTTTATATGGAATGACGAAGATTCTGGAAGGTTATGGAGTAAGATATAAATATGTCAGAGATTTTTCAGACAGTCTGGCAAAGCAGGAAATCGAAGCACATTTACGGACTGGTAATCCGGTAATCTTTGTTGTTGCTGCTAAGAGCCGAAAAGATGGTGCAGTAGCGAACAAATGGACAAGCGGATATCACTGCATGACAATGCTTGGAATGACAGATACAAAGAAGGTAATCGTAGCAGACTCCGTAGACCGTTCTAGCAGTATTTTTGGAAATAATCAGAGAATAAAGTATGCATCACTTGGAGAATTGATTGGCTACATGTTCCCATGTACAAATACGACCTCCACATCAATATACTGGAGTGGAAAGGCAAGCAGCGGCGGTTACATTTTAATTAATCCGCAGAATCAATAA